From a single Meles meles chromosome 21, mMelMel3.1 paternal haplotype, whole genome shotgun sequence genomic region:
- the LOC123934196 gene encoding integrin alpha-X-like isoform X1: MSDLPVMTRIRTSLLLLMASASSLCFNLDTDQPSIFLMDSAGFGHSVVQYGNTWVVVGAPQEIKGTNQTGSLYRCDYSMGKCEPIHLQIPPEAVNMSLGLSLAASTSPSQLLACGPTVHHTCRENMYLTGFCFLMGSSSWQAQRLPAALQECPRQEQDIVFLIDGSGSISFHDFTKMLNFVKAVMSQFQKPSTQFSLMQFSNKFRLHFTFKEFTYSSNPLYLLDSVEQLGGYTHTATAIQRVTNELFSTSRGARKDASKILIVITDGQKQGDRLDYEDVIPMAEAAGIIRYAVGVGSAFQYQHSWKELNDIASKPSHEYIFKVENFDALRDIQNQLKEKIFAIEGTQTISSSSFELEMSQEGFSAVFIPDGPVLGAVGSFSWSGGAFLYPQNKRPTFINMSQENVDMRDSYLGYSAELAFWKGVQSLILGAPRHQHTGKAVIFIQTSGKWSPKAEVAGTQIGSYFGASLCTVDVDRDGSSDLVLIGAPHYYKPTLGGQVSVCPLPQGRAKWQCEVILCGEQGHPWGRFGAALTVLGDVNGDKLTDVAIGAPGEQESRGAVYLFHGTSGLGISPSHSQRISASQLSPSLQYFGQSLSGGQDLTLDGLVDLAVGAQGQALLLRTRPVLRVLMRIQFKPAEIARSLFECREETSSVNALGDANVCLRIYESPKNRLGDLQSSVTFDLTLDPGRQSPRAIFEETKTRNLTRVRVLGLSQHCETVKLLLLACVEDSVTPITLRLNFSLVGKPIPSFGNLQPMLAMDAQRYYTASLPFEKNCGTDHVCQDDLGISFGFLDLKTLLVGSTLELNMTVMVWNDGEDSYGTTVTFFYPPGLSYRRVAGSKNQLQPHSPRLTCDGAPAQDQGTQSTRCSINHLILHEGARITFLVTFDVSPKAMLGDRLLLTANVSSENNTPRTSKSTFQMELMVKYAIYTVISSHEQSTKYLNFSASDQEESSQAQHRYQVNNLGQRDLPISIIFSVPVELNGIPVWTELEVFHPQNPSIQCSSERIVHTKSDFLTQNQENYVLDCSIADCLRFCCDLPSFGIQEELDFILKGNISFGWVSQTLQKKVFVVSVAEITFNRSVYSQLPGQEAFLRAQMETVLEKYEVYNPIPIIVGSSVGGLLLLALITAILYKVGFFKRQYKEMMTEASGQTVPENGTSDPQVAQ; encoded by the exons CCCCCCAGGAGATAAAGGGTACCAACCAAACAGGCAGTCTCTACCGGTGTGACTACAGCATGGGCAAGTGTGAGCCCATCCACCTGCAGA TCCCCCCAGAAGCTGTGAACATGTCCCTGGGCCTGTCCCTGGCAGCCTCCACTAGTCCCTCTCAGCTGCTG GCCTGTGGCCCCACAGTGCACCATACATGCAGGGAGAACATGTACTTGACGGGGTTCTGCTTCCTGATGGGCTCCTCTTCTTGGCAAGCCCAGAGACTCCCGGCTGCCCTGCAGG AGTGTCCAAGGCAAGAGCAGGATATCGTGTTCCTGATCGATGGTTCAGGCAGCATCTCCTTCCATGATTTTACCAAGATGTTGAATTTCGTGAAGGCTGTGATGAGCCAGTTCCAGAAACCTAGCACCCAG TTCTCCCTGATGCAGTTTTCCAACAAGTTCCGGTTGCACTTCACTTTCAAGGAGTTCACATACAGCTCAAACCCACTATACCTGTTGGATTCTGTAGAGCAGCTGGGAGGGTATACTCACACAGCCACAGCCATCCAAAGGGTCAC AAACGAACTGTTCAGTACCTCAAGAGGAGCCCGAAAAGATGCCTCCAAGATCCTCATTGTCATCACAGATGGACAAAAACAAGGCGACCGCCTGGATTATGAGGATGTCATCCCTATGGCTGAGGCTGCGGGTATCATCCGCTATGCAGTTGGG GTGGGATCAGCTTTTCAATACCAACATTCCTGGAAAGAATTAAATGACATTGCATCGAAGCCCTCACATGAGTACATTTTTAAAGTGGAGAATTTTGATGCTTTGAGAGACATTCAAAACCAACTAAAAGAGAAGATCTTTGCCATTGAGG GTACGCAGACCATAAGCAGTAGTTCCTTTGAATTGGAGATGTCCCAGGAGGGCTTCAGTGCTGTGTTCATACCT GATGGACCAGttctgggggcagtggggagctTCAGCTGGTCTGGAGGTGCCTTCCTGTATCCCCAAAATAAAAGACCCACTTTCATCAACATGTCTCAAGAGAATGTGGACATGAGGGACTCTTACCTGG GTTACTCCGCTGAGCTGGCCTTTTGGAAGGGGGTCCAGAGCCTGATCTTGGGGGCCCCCCGCCATCAGCATACTGGGAAGGCTGTCATCTTCATCCAGACATCTGGGAAATGGAGTCCGAAGGCTGAAGTTGCAGGGACCCAG ATCGGCTCTTACTTTGGGGCCTCCCTCTGCACTGTGGATGTGGATAGAGATGGCAGCTCTGACCTTGTCCTCATCGGGGCTCCTCATTACTACAAGCCAACCCTAGGGGGGCAGGTGTCTGTGTGCCCCTTGCCCCAGGGG AGGGCTAAGTGGCAGTGTGAGGTCATTCTCTGTGGGGAGCAAGGCCACCCCTGGGGCCGCTTTGGGGCAGCCCTGACAGTGCTGGGGGATGTGAATGGGGACAAGCTGACGGACGTGGCCATCGGGGCCCCAGGAGAGCAGGAGAGCCGGGGTGCTGTCTACTTATTTCATGGAACCTCAGGGCTGGGCATCAGCCCCTCCCACAGTCAG aggatctcagcctcccagctCTCTCCCAGCCTCCAGTATTTTGGGCAGTCACTGAGTGGGGGCCAAGACCTTACCCTGGATGGACTGGTGGATCTGGCCGTGGGGGCCCAGGGACAGGCGCTGCTGCTCAG GACCAGACCTGTACTCAGGGTGTTGATGCGAATCCAATTCAAACCTGCAGAGATAGCCAGGTCTCTGTTTGAGTGTCGGGAAGAGACCTCCTCTGTCAACGCACTGGGTGATGCTAATGTCTGTCTTCGTATTTATGAAAGTCCCAAGAATCGGCTGG GTGACCTCCAAAGCTCTGTGACCTTTGACCTAACCCTCGACCCTGGCCGCCAGAGTCCCCGTGCCATCTTTGAGGAGACAAAAACCCGGAATCTGACTCGTGTCCGAGTCCTTGGGCTGAGTCAACACTGTGAGACTGTGAAGTTGCTCCTCCTG GCCTGTGTGGAGGACTCGGTGACCCCCATCACCTTGCGTCTCAACTTCTCCCTGGTGGGCAAACCTATTCCTTCCTTTGGAAACCTCCAGCCTATGTTGGCTATGGATGCTCAAAGATATTACACAGCCTCT CTCCCCTTTGAGAAGAATTGTGGAACGGACCATGTCTGTCAGGATGACCTTGGCATCTCCTTTGGCTTCTTAGA CTTGAAGACCTTGTTGGTGGGGAGTACCCTGGAGCTGAATATGACAGTGATGGTGTGGAATGATGGTGAGGACTCCTATGGAACCACAGTCACCTTCTTCTATCCTCCAGGGTTGTCTTATCGACGTGTGGCAGGGAGCAAG AACCAGCTGCAGCCACACTCCCCACGCCTGACCTGTGATGGCGCCCCAGCCCAGGACCAGGGTACTCAGAGCACTCGCTGCAGCATCAACCACCTCATCCTCCATGAGGGTGCCCGG ATCACCTTCCTGGTCACCTTTGATGTCTCCCCCAAGGCCATGCTGGGGGACCGGCTGCTTCTGACAGCTAATGTGAGCAG tGAAAATAACACTCCCAGGACCAGCAAGAGCACCTTTCAGATGGAGCTCATGGTGAAGTATGCCATCTACACCGTGATTAGCAG CCATGAACAGTCCACCAAGTACCTCAACTTCTCAGCCTCAGACCAGGAGGAAAGCAGCCAGGCTCAGCATAGATACCAG GTGAACAACTTGGGACAGAGGGACCTGCCTATCAGCATCATCTTCTCTGTGCCTGTGGAGCTGAATGGAATACCTGTGTGGACAGAGTTAGAGGTCTTCCACCCCCAG AATCCCTCCATTCAGTGCTCTTCAGAGAGAATAGTTCACACAAAGTCCGACTTCCTAACCCAAAATCAGGAGAATTATGTGCTG GACTGCTCCATTGCTGACTGTCTGAGGTTCTGCTGTGACCTCCCTTCCTTTGGCATCCAGGAGGAACTTGACTTCATCCTGAAGGGCAACATCAGTTTTGGTTGGGTCAGCCAG ACATTGCAGAAGAAGGTATTTGTGGTGAGTGTGGCTGAAATCACATTCAACAGATCCGTGTATTCCCAGCTTCCAGGACAGGAGGCATTCTTGAGAGCTCAG ATGGAGACGGTGCTGGAGAAGTATGAGGTCTACAATCCTATCCCCATCATTGTGGGCAGCTCTGTGGGAGGACTGCTGCTGTTGGCTCTCATCACAGCCATCCTGTACAAG GTTGGCTTCTTCAAACGTCAGTATAAGGAAATGATGACAGAAGCAAGTGGACAGACTGTCCCAGAAAATGGGACTTCAGACCCTCAAGTTGCCCAATAA
- the LOC123934196 gene encoding integrin alpha-X-like isoform X2 codes for MQGEHVLDGVLLPDGLLFLASPETPGCPAGNELFSTSRGARKDASKILIVITDGQKQGDRLDYEDVIPMAEAAGIIRYAVGVGSAFQYQHSWKELNDIASKPSHEYIFKVENFDALRDIQNQLKEKIFAIEGTQTISSSSFELEMSQEGFSAVFIPDGPVLGAVGSFSWSGGAFLYPQNKRPTFINMSQENVDMRDSYLGYSAELAFWKGVQSLILGAPRHQHTGKAVIFIQTSGKWSPKAEVAGTQIGSYFGASLCTVDVDRDGSSDLVLIGAPHYYKPTLGGQVSVCPLPQGRAKWQCEVILCGEQGHPWGRFGAALTVLGDVNGDKLTDVAIGAPGEQESRGAVYLFHGTSGLGISPSHSQRISASQLSPSLQYFGQSLSGGQDLTLDGLVDLAVGAQGQALLLRTRPVLRVLMRIQFKPAEIARSLFECREETSSVNALGDANVCLRIYESPKNRLGDLQSSVTFDLTLDPGRQSPRAIFEETKTRNLTRVRVLGLSQHCETVKLLLLACVEDSVTPITLRLNFSLVGKPIPSFGNLQPMLAMDAQRYYTASLPFEKNCGTDHVCQDDLGISFGFLDLKTLLVGSTLELNMTVMVWNDGEDSYGTTVTFFYPPGLSYRRVAGSKNQLQPHSPRLTCDGAPAQDQGTQSTRCSINHLILHEGARITFLVTFDVSPKAMLGDRLLLTANVSSENNTPRTSKSTFQMELMVKYAIYTVISSHEQSTKYLNFSASDQEESSQAQHRYQVNNLGQRDLPISIIFSVPVELNGIPVWTELEVFHPQNPSIQCSSERIVHTKSDFLTQNQENYVLDCSIADCLRFCCDLPSFGIQEELDFILKGNISFGWVSQTLQKKVFVVSVAEITFNRSVYSQLPGQEAFLRAQMETVLEKYEVYNPIPIIVGSSVGGLLLLALITAILYKVGFFKRQYKEMMTEASGQTVPENGTSDPQVAQ; via the exons ATGCAGGGAGAACATGTACTTGACGGGGTTCTGCTTCCTGATGGGCTCCTCTTCTTGGCAAGCCCAGAGACTCCCGGCTGCCCTGCAGG AAACGAACTGTTCAGTACCTCAAGAGGAGCCCGAAAAGATGCCTCCAAGATCCTCATTGTCATCACAGATGGACAAAAACAAGGCGACCGCCTGGATTATGAGGATGTCATCCCTATGGCTGAGGCTGCGGGTATCATCCGCTATGCAGTTGGG GTGGGATCAGCTTTTCAATACCAACATTCCTGGAAAGAATTAAATGACATTGCATCGAAGCCCTCACATGAGTACATTTTTAAAGTGGAGAATTTTGATGCTTTGAGAGACATTCAAAACCAACTAAAAGAGAAGATCTTTGCCATTGAGG GTACGCAGACCATAAGCAGTAGTTCCTTTGAATTGGAGATGTCCCAGGAGGGCTTCAGTGCTGTGTTCATACCT GATGGACCAGttctgggggcagtggggagctTCAGCTGGTCTGGAGGTGCCTTCCTGTATCCCCAAAATAAAAGACCCACTTTCATCAACATGTCTCAAGAGAATGTGGACATGAGGGACTCTTACCTGG GTTACTCCGCTGAGCTGGCCTTTTGGAAGGGGGTCCAGAGCCTGATCTTGGGGGCCCCCCGCCATCAGCATACTGGGAAGGCTGTCATCTTCATCCAGACATCTGGGAAATGGAGTCCGAAGGCTGAAGTTGCAGGGACCCAG ATCGGCTCTTACTTTGGGGCCTCCCTCTGCACTGTGGATGTGGATAGAGATGGCAGCTCTGACCTTGTCCTCATCGGGGCTCCTCATTACTACAAGCCAACCCTAGGGGGGCAGGTGTCTGTGTGCCCCTTGCCCCAGGGG AGGGCTAAGTGGCAGTGTGAGGTCATTCTCTGTGGGGAGCAAGGCCACCCCTGGGGCCGCTTTGGGGCAGCCCTGACAGTGCTGGGGGATGTGAATGGGGACAAGCTGACGGACGTGGCCATCGGGGCCCCAGGAGAGCAGGAGAGCCGGGGTGCTGTCTACTTATTTCATGGAACCTCAGGGCTGGGCATCAGCCCCTCCCACAGTCAG aggatctcagcctcccagctCTCTCCCAGCCTCCAGTATTTTGGGCAGTCACTGAGTGGGGGCCAAGACCTTACCCTGGATGGACTGGTGGATCTGGCCGTGGGGGCCCAGGGACAGGCGCTGCTGCTCAG GACCAGACCTGTACTCAGGGTGTTGATGCGAATCCAATTCAAACCTGCAGAGATAGCCAGGTCTCTGTTTGAGTGTCGGGAAGAGACCTCCTCTGTCAACGCACTGGGTGATGCTAATGTCTGTCTTCGTATTTATGAAAGTCCCAAGAATCGGCTGG GTGACCTCCAAAGCTCTGTGACCTTTGACCTAACCCTCGACCCTGGCCGCCAGAGTCCCCGTGCCATCTTTGAGGAGACAAAAACCCGGAATCTGACTCGTGTCCGAGTCCTTGGGCTGAGTCAACACTGTGAGACTGTGAAGTTGCTCCTCCTG GCCTGTGTGGAGGACTCGGTGACCCCCATCACCTTGCGTCTCAACTTCTCCCTGGTGGGCAAACCTATTCCTTCCTTTGGAAACCTCCAGCCTATGTTGGCTATGGATGCTCAAAGATATTACACAGCCTCT CTCCCCTTTGAGAAGAATTGTGGAACGGACCATGTCTGTCAGGATGACCTTGGCATCTCCTTTGGCTTCTTAGA CTTGAAGACCTTGTTGGTGGGGAGTACCCTGGAGCTGAATATGACAGTGATGGTGTGGAATGATGGTGAGGACTCCTATGGAACCACAGTCACCTTCTTCTATCCTCCAGGGTTGTCTTATCGACGTGTGGCAGGGAGCAAG AACCAGCTGCAGCCACACTCCCCACGCCTGACCTGTGATGGCGCCCCAGCCCAGGACCAGGGTACTCAGAGCACTCGCTGCAGCATCAACCACCTCATCCTCCATGAGGGTGCCCGG ATCACCTTCCTGGTCACCTTTGATGTCTCCCCCAAGGCCATGCTGGGGGACCGGCTGCTTCTGACAGCTAATGTGAGCAG tGAAAATAACACTCCCAGGACCAGCAAGAGCACCTTTCAGATGGAGCTCATGGTGAAGTATGCCATCTACACCGTGATTAGCAG CCATGAACAGTCCACCAAGTACCTCAACTTCTCAGCCTCAGACCAGGAGGAAAGCAGCCAGGCTCAGCATAGATACCAG GTGAACAACTTGGGACAGAGGGACCTGCCTATCAGCATCATCTTCTCTGTGCCTGTGGAGCTGAATGGAATACCTGTGTGGACAGAGTTAGAGGTCTTCCACCCCCAG AATCCCTCCATTCAGTGCTCTTCAGAGAGAATAGTTCACACAAAGTCCGACTTCCTAACCCAAAATCAGGAGAATTATGTGCTG GACTGCTCCATTGCTGACTGTCTGAGGTTCTGCTGTGACCTCCCTTCCTTTGGCATCCAGGAGGAACTTGACTTCATCCTGAAGGGCAACATCAGTTTTGGTTGGGTCAGCCAG ACATTGCAGAAGAAGGTATTTGTGGTGAGTGTGGCTGAAATCACATTCAACAGATCCGTGTATTCCCAGCTTCCAGGACAGGAGGCATTCTTGAGAGCTCAG ATGGAGACGGTGCTGGAGAAGTATGAGGTCTACAATCCTATCCCCATCATTGTGGGCAGCTCTGTGGGAGGACTGCTGCTGTTGGCTCTCATCACAGCCATCCTGTACAAG GTTGGCTTCTTCAAACGTCAGTATAAGGAAATGATGACAGAAGCAAGTGGACAGACTGTCCCAGAAAATGGGACTTCAGACCCTCAAGTTGCCCAATAA